A genomic region of Zea mays cultivar B73 chromosome 6, Zm-B73-REFERENCE-NAM-5.0, whole genome shotgun sequence contains the following coding sequences:
- the LOC100278352 gene encoding uncharacterized protein isoform X1 yields MYIGYYNQYSGGVPLPREFGALQSLVRLDMSSCALTGPIPPELARLSRLDTLFLAMNQLTGDIPPELGALTSLQSLDISINDLAGEIPATFAGLTNLTLLNLFRNHLRGEIPDFIGDFPFLEVLQVWDNNLTALG; encoded by the coding sequence ATGTACATCGGCTACTACAACCAGTACAGCGGCGGGGTCCCGCTCCCGCGCGAGTTCGGCGCCCTCCAGTCGCTCGTCCGCCTCGACATGAGCAGCTGCGCGCTCACGGGGCCCATCCCGCCGGAGCTCGCGCGCCTGTCCCGCCTCGACACGCTCTTCCTCGCCATGAACCAGCTCACCGGGGACATACCGCCGGAGCTCGGCGCCCTCACCAGCCTCCAGTCGCTCGACATCTCCATCAACGACCTCGCCGGCGAGATACCCGCCACGTTCGCCGGCCTCACAAACCTCACACTGCTCAACCTCTTCCGGAACCACCTCCGCGGCGAGATACCGGACTTCATCGGTGACTTCCCGTTCCTCGAGGTGCTGCAGGTGTGGGACAACAACCTCACCGCGCTCGGGTAA
- the LOC100278352 gene encoding uncharacterized protein LOC100278352: MFLKLKTAGCNTKRLKNIIRTESEREIDRRGRWFHLDKTQNM, encoded by the coding sequence ATGTTCCTAAAGTTGAAAACGGCAGGTTGCAACACCAAAAGGCTCAAGAATATAATAAGaacagagagtgagagagagattgaTAGGAGGGGAAGATGGTTTCATTTAGATAAAACTCAGAATATGTGA